The DNA region AACGGATACAACGACCAAAACCATAGTCAGTACGCCCAAATACTTAGAGAAGCACAGCCCGACTACATAGAAATCAAAGCATATATGCATGTAGGACAATCCAGAAAAAGACTAAACCGACAGAGAATGCCAACAAACCAACAGGTAAAAAAATTCTCAGAACAGATAGCAGACAAAACAGACTACACCCTAACAGACCACGTACCAGAAAGCCGAGTAACACTACTAACCAAAGACAAAACCCCCAAAATAAACAATAAGTGATAACCATGGAGCCACCTGAAATAAAATTCAAAACAGACACAGAAGCCATAATAGAAATGAACGAAACCGCCAAAATGATAATAGAAAACCCAGAAGAAGCAAAAGAAATAGAAGACATATTCACAGGCATAATATCACTAAAAATGTTCCTAAACCGAGAAGTCAAAACCCCAATAAAAACAAAAAACGGCCAGATGCTAGCAACAATACAAGCAGAAAAAAACCAAAACCACATCAAAACAAAACTACCATTCGAAAAAAACAAATGGCTAAAAGACATGGTCACAGCACAAAAACAACAAATCTACGAAATAGAAGCCTCAAGCACAGCAATAAAACAAATCAACAAAGCCGAAAAAAGACTAAAACAAAGCACAGACTTCCACTCACACGAAACAATACTACTAAGATTCAGCGACATCGACGAATTCAACAAACTCAGCCTACAACTCAAAGACAAAAACAACGTAAAAATAGAAGAAACAAAAACAATAAAAGACGAAATCATAGCCCAAATAGAAATCATACCCCCCACCATAAGATGGATCTAAAAAACCAAAACCACATCAAAACCAAACAACCCAAACTAAAAAATAAAGACCAAAAACTAAAAAATAAAGAAAAGATTTAGGTAGGTTTGCTTCTTTTTTTAATATTGTTTATTTTTGTTGATTTTTGTATATAAAGAGAGGTTGGTGGGAACCCTGTTTTAGGGTTCTCCGATGTATGTTGGTTTGTTTGTGTTATTGTATGTCTTTTGCTAGGTCTTCTACGTTTACTGTTTTTAGTAGGCTTTTTAGGTCTATTTCGTTGACTAGGTCTTTTGATAGTCCTTCTTCCTCGTCGGAGGCCATCATGTCTTCTGAGATTAGGGATGTTGGTATTGTGACGATTGTTGCGTTTTCTACTGCTACTGAGTCGAGTGTTTGTAGTGTTCTGAGTCTGTATCCTTTTGTTCCTAGTAGTTCTGACGCGATTCTTGTTCTTACAGCTGCTTGTAGTTCTCCGTTTGCGTCGATTATCCTTGCTTTTCGGTCTCTTTCGGCTTCAGCACTTGCAGCCATCGCCCGCTCCATCTCATCCGGTATAGATACATCTTTTATTTCAACATCCATGATCTCTACACCGTATTCATCTGTTTTAGTGTCAAGCCGTTCCTTCATAACTTTAGCCATCTCCTCCCGTTCTTGAAGGATGGTGTCAAGATTTCGACTGCTGATCATGTCTCTAAGCATAGTTCTCGCATAATCAACGGTAACCCGTTCATAGTTGTCAACCTCCAACACCGATTGCTTTATCTGCTCCTTACCACGTCTAACACGTAAAAAGACTATCGCGTTAACCGACGTTGAAACATTATCCTTGGTCAAAACCTTCTGCGGACTTACATCAAAAGACCTGGTTCGATAATCAACCTTCTCAACCTTATGAACATAAGGAATTATAACATGCAAACCAGGCTCCAAAACCTCAATGAACTCACCGAACTTAAATTTAAGCGCCCGCTCATACTCCTTAATAATCACAATCGAATAAGCAGCGACAATCAAAAACAACGCCAAAGCAAAACCAACTAACGCAAACAACACAAGTAAATCCATAGTAAAAAAATATATATAAATACACAAAGATACAATTTTCCCCTCAAAACCACCCAAAAACCTCAAACCAAAAACAAACAACCCTAAAAAAAGTTGATTATATACGTAATAGTAAGTATTCTATTAAATAGAAGTGAAATCTATGAAGAAAAAAGATATTGAATCCCTTTCAAAAAAAGTAATAAAACTAAAAGACCTTGTAGACTACCAAAAAGGCACCATCGTAAGCCGAACATTACTAGACAGAGATAGTGGCAGCCTAACCCTATTCGCAATCGACAAAAACCAAAACATAAGCGAACACACCGCACCCTACGACGCACTCGCAATAATCCTAGACGGAGAAGCAGAAATAACAATCTCAAACAAAAAACACAAACTAAAACAAGGAGAAACCATAATAATGCCAAAAAACGAACCACACAGCCTAAAAGGAACCAAAAAATTCAAAATGTTCCTAATAATGATGGAATGAACTACCCCACCCTACCCGTTCATCCTAACAGACTCACTCGTTAAGGATGGGGTCATACCCACGATTTTAGATAAAAAACCCAAACAAAAAAACCAAAAACACAGAAAACCACTAGAAACAATAGAAACCAAATACCCCCAACTCTTCATTTAAATTTTTTTTAATTATATCTTGAAGCGCTATAACAAAAAAACCAACAACATAGAGTTTTTTTAACTTTTTTTGTCTTTTTAATAA from Methanonatronarchaeum thermophilum includes:
- a CDS encoding SPFH domain-containing protein — protein: MDLLVLFALVGFALALFLIVAAYSIVIIKEYERALKFKFGEFIEVLEPGLHVIIPYVHKVEKVDYRTRSFDVSPQKVLTKDNVSTSVNAIVFLRVRRGKEQIKQSVLEVDNYERVTVDYARTMLRDMISSRNLDTILQEREEMAKVMKERLDTKTDEYGVEIMDVEIKDVSIPDEMERAMAASAEAERDRKARIIDANGELQAAVRTRIASELLGTKGYRLRTLQTLDSVAVENATIVTIPTSLISEDMMASDEEEGLSKDLVNEIDLKSLLKTVNVEDLAKDIQ
- a CDS encoding cupin domain-containing protein translates to MKKKDIESLSKKVIKLKDLVDYQKGTIVSRTLLDRDSGSLTLFAIDKNQNISEHTAPYDALAIILDGEAEITISNKKHKLKQGETIIMPKNEPHSLKGTKKFKMFLIMME